One window of the Paraburkholderia sp. PGU19 genome contains the following:
- a CDS encoding helix-turn-helix transcriptional regulator, with protein MKEELKPMQAQLRSRLSKNLKRLRATQKISQEALADLAGLHRTYVSQVERMITNISLDNIGQLAGALHVDPAELLSKIEGEDEPVAAESRAVKKARRASPKI; from the coding sequence ATGAAAGAAGAGCTGAAGCCTATGCAGGCCCAACTACGGAGCCGGCTTTCGAAAAATCTAAAGCGACTACGGGCCACGCAAAAAATCTCGCAGGAGGCGTTGGCCGACCTAGCGGGATTGCATCGCACCTACGTTAGCCAGGTTGAGCGGATGATTACAAATATCTCCCTCGACAACATTGGGCAGCTAGCCGGCGCCCTTCATGTGGACCCAGCTGAGTTGCTGTCAAAAATTGAGGGAGAGGACGAGCCTGTCGCGGCTGAGAGCCGAGCCGTTAAAAAAGCTCGGCGCGCCTCGCCTAAAATTTGA
- a CDS encoding CopD family protein, giving the protein MRVDGLWIGQVAMAALMNVAFAFAVGSALLSAWLVNDAQAKIAPARPAWLRAQRSMQASAIVLVLADLGWLLYQAAEMAGVRLPEAFGVVPTMLSQTHVGFGWSVAFAGALVLLLVSFARQTNVLRNALLWLAVIAIAGGKATLGHAADAGVASAAIGMHTLHVLTTSVWGGLVLAAGFSVLPALGTSIARGVLIRTATQLSNVSLVAVVFVLLSGVFNAARGSGNSFLAIETSTWGHVLTLKLALVALALVLGGLNRFSALPRLRRTASTMDAHTFANLLYLEALAMLGIFAAAAVLSHSVPGFAALG; this is encoded by the coding sequence ATGAGAGTCGACGGATTGTGGATCGGGCAGGTCGCGATGGCCGCGCTCATGAACGTCGCGTTTGCGTTTGCCGTCGGTTCGGCATTGCTCAGCGCGTGGCTCGTCAACGATGCGCAGGCGAAGATCGCGCCCGCGCGCCCGGCATGGTTGCGGGCGCAGCGGTCGATGCAGGCGTCCGCGATCGTGCTCGTGCTGGCCGATCTCGGCTGGCTGCTCTATCAGGCGGCCGAGATGGCGGGGGTGCGCTTGCCGGAAGCGTTCGGCGTCGTGCCGACGATGCTGTCGCAAACGCACGTCGGTTTCGGCTGGAGTGTCGCGTTTGCGGGCGCGCTGGTGCTGCTGCTCGTGTCGTTTGCACGGCAGACCAATGTGTTGCGCAATGCGCTGCTGTGGCTCGCCGTCATCGCGATTGCGGGCGGTAAGGCGACCTTGGGGCACGCGGCGGATGCGGGTGTGGCGTCGGCGGCCATCGGCATGCACACGCTGCACGTGCTCACGACGTCCGTGTGGGGCGGCCTCGTGCTCGCGGCCGGATTCTCGGTGCTGCCTGCGCTCGGCACGTCGATCGCACGCGGCGTGCTGATCCGCACGGCGACGCAGTTGTCGAATGTGTCACTCGTTGCCGTCGTGTTCGTGCTGCTCTCAGGCGTGTTCAACGCGGCGCGCGGCTCGGGCAATTCGTTTCTCGCCATCGAAACGAGTACCTGGGGCCACGTGCTGACGCTCAAGCTCGCGCTGGTTGCGCTGGCGCTGGTGCTAGGCGGGTTGAACCGCTTTTCGGCGTTGCCGCGCTTGCGTCGCACGGCGTCGACGATGGACGCACATACGTTCGCCAACCTGCTGTACCTCGAAGCGCTCGCGATGCTCGGCATCTTCGCGGCGGCCGCTGTTCTGTCGCATAGCGTGCCGGGGTTCGCGGCGCTCGGCTGA
- the istB gene encoding IS21-like element helper ATPase IstB translates to MSSLESLRMRAQELRLHGLLAHWPEVAHEPWVAPLVQWEEDERARRSLERRIKDAHLGGFKALCDFDWSWPSRCDRGAIEDLMTLGFLKDAANVVLIGPNGVGKSTLAKNVAHQALVHGHTVLFTTAGNMLGELAALDSDSTLRRRLHRYAAPDVLVIDEVGYLSYSNRHADLLFELISRRYQNNSTIVTSNRPFAEWHEVFPNAACVVSLVDRLVHHAEVIPIEGESYRLKEARERAEKRARQRSPGKSAKGGESS, encoded by the coding sequence ATGAGCTCGCTTGAATCATTACGTATGCGTGCGCAGGAATTACGTTTGCACGGGCTGCTTGCCCACTGGCCCGAGGTTGCGCATGAACCGTGGGTCGCGCCGCTGGTGCAGTGGGAGGAAGACGAACGGGCGCGCCGATCACTCGAGCGGCGCATCAAGGATGCGCATCTGGGTGGCTTCAAGGCGTTGTGCGACTTCGACTGGAGTTGGCCGTCGCGGTGTGATCGCGGCGCCATCGAAGATCTGATGACACTCGGGTTCCTGAAGGACGCCGCGAACGTCGTGCTCATCGGCCCAAACGGCGTGGGCAAGTCGACACTGGCGAAGAACGTCGCGCATCAGGCACTCGTGCATGGACACACGGTGCTGTTCACCACCGCCGGCAATATGCTGGGCGAACTCGCTGCGCTCGATAGCGATTCAACGCTGCGCCGGCGCCTGCATCGCTATGCTGCGCCCGACGTCCTTGTAATCGACGAGGTCGGCTACCTCTCGTACTCGAATCGCCACGCCGATCTGCTGTTCGAGCTGATCAGCCGGAGATACCAGAACAACAGCACCATCGTTACATCGAATCGACCGTTTGCCGAATGGCACGAGGTGTTCCCGAACGCCGCCTGTGTCGTGTCGCTCGTCGATCGCCTCGTGCATCACGCCGAGGTCATCCCGATCGAAGGCGAATCGTATCGCTTGAAGGAAGCGCGTGAACGGGCCGAAAAACGCGCCCGCCAGCGCAGTCCCGGTAAATCCGCCAAAGGAGGCGAGTCCTCATGA
- the dgoD gene encoding galactonate dehydratase: MKITKIETFIVPPRWCFVKIETDEGIVGWGEPVVEGRAHTVAAAVDELSDYLLGKDPRNIEDHWQVMYRAGFYRGGPISMSAIAGVDQALWDIKGKFHGVPVHTLLGGQVRDRIKVYSWIGGDRPSDVANNARAVVERGFKAVKMNGSEELQIIDTFDKVQGVINNVAAVREAVGPNVGIGVDFHGRVHKPMAKVLAKELDPFKLMFIEEPVLSENVEALRDIVNQTSTPIALGERLYSRWDFKHILAGGYVDIIQPDASHAGGITECRKIASMAEAYDVALALHCPLGPIALATCLQIDAVSYNAFIQEQSLGIHYNQGNDLLDYIKNPEVFKYEDGFVSIPQGPGLGIEVNEEKVREMAKVGHRWRNPVWRHEDGSVAEW, encoded by the coding sequence ATGAAGATCACCAAAATCGAGACATTCATCGTTCCGCCGCGCTGGTGCTTCGTGAAGATCGAGACCGACGAGGGCATCGTCGGCTGGGGCGAGCCGGTTGTCGAAGGCCGCGCACATACCGTCGCAGCCGCCGTCGATGAACTCTCCGACTATCTGCTCGGCAAAGACCCGCGCAATATCGAAGATCACTGGCAAGTCATGTACCGCGCCGGCTTCTATCGCGGCGGCCCGATCTCGATGAGCGCGATCGCGGGTGTCGATCAGGCGCTGTGGGACATCAAGGGCAAATTCCACGGCGTGCCCGTGCACACGCTGCTCGGCGGCCAGGTGCGTGACCGCATCAAGGTGTATTCGTGGATCGGCGGCGACCGTCCGAGTGACGTCGCGAACAATGCGCGCGCCGTCGTCGAGCGCGGCTTCAAGGCCGTGAAGATGAACGGCTCCGAAGAGTTGCAGATAATCGACACTTTCGACAAGGTGCAAGGCGTCATCAACAACGTCGCGGCTGTGCGTGAAGCGGTCGGCCCGAACGTCGGCATCGGCGTGGACTTCCACGGCCGCGTCCACAAGCCGATGGCGAAGGTGCTCGCGAAGGAACTCGATCCGTTCAAGCTGATGTTCATCGAAGAGCCTGTGCTGTCGGAGAACGTCGAGGCACTGCGCGACATCGTCAACCAGACGAGCACGCCGATCGCGCTCGGCGAGCGTCTGTACTCGCGCTGGGACTTCAAGCACATTCTCGCGGGCGGTTACGTCGACATCATCCAGCCGGACGCGTCGCACGCGGGCGGCATTACGGAGTGCCGCAAGATCGCGTCGATGGCGGAAGCCTACGACGTCGCGCTGGCGTTGCACTGCCCGCTCGGTCCGATCGCGCTCGCCACGTGCCTGCAGATCGACGCCGTCAGCTACAACGCGTTCATCCAGGAACAGAGCCTCGGCATTCACTACAACCAGGGCAACGACCTGCTCGACTACATCAAGAACCCGGAAGTCTTCAAGTACGAAGACGGCTTCGTGTCGATCCCGCAAGGCCCGGGTCTCGGTATCGAAGTGAACGAGGAGAAGGTGCGCGAAATGGCGAAGGTCGGCCATCGCTGGCGCAACCCGGTGTGGCGTCACGAGGACGGCAGCGTCGCCGAGTGGTAA
- a CDS encoding LemA family protein, with product MRMRTLLGLLLVAVVLGLSGCGYNAIQTEDEQVKASWSEVLNQYQRRADLVPNLVNTVKGYANQEKEVLTKVTEARAQVGSIRATPELQSDPQAFAKFESAQGELTTSLSRLLVVSENYPQLKSDANFRDLQAQLEGTENRIAVARTRYIKAVQQYNSTVRSFPNNLTARAFGYQEKPNFSVANEAEISKPPRVDFGATPASAGGVNN from the coding sequence ATGAGGATGCGAACGCTTTTGGGGTTGCTGCTTGTGGCAGTCGTGCTCGGTCTTTCCGGGTGTGGCTATAACGCCATCCAGACCGAAGATGAACAGGTCAAGGCAAGCTGGTCGGAAGTCTTGAATCAGTATCAACGCCGGGCCGACCTTGTGCCGAATCTCGTCAATACGGTCAAGGGATACGCCAATCAGGAGAAGGAGGTTCTGACGAAGGTAACTGAGGCTCGCGCGCAGGTCGGCTCTATCCGGGCGACACCGGAGTTGCAGTCTGACCCGCAGGCGTTCGCGAAATTTGAATCGGCGCAAGGCGAGCTCACAACGTCGCTCTCCCGCCTGCTGGTGGTGTCGGAAAACTATCCGCAACTCAAGTCGGACGCGAACTTCAGAGATTTGCAAGCCCAGCTTGAAGGAACGGAGAACAGGATTGCGGTCGCGCGCACACGCTATATCAAGGCGGTGCAGCAGTACAACTCGACCGTTAGGTCATTTCCGAACAACCTGACGGCAAGGGCGTTCGGGTATCAGGAAAAGCCGAACTTCTCCGTTGCAAATGAAGCTGAGATTTCGAAGCCGCCGCGCGTCGACTTTGGAGCGACACCTGCGTCGGCAGGCGGAGTGAACAATTGA
- a CDS encoding HAD domain-containing protein — protein sequence MSDVRTPPSAVPPSWVRVYKSVARVARKLPPELCVRVIGATYHEAMYEESFRQAPRGMQVWSDVLRRKPDDWLAVDDDYLHWPTWCRDRLVRTHEVPGISAPVVLAELRAKLAAMYEQE from the coding sequence ATGAGCGATGTTCGAACGCCTCCGTCTGCTGTGCCTCCGTCCTGGGTGCGCGTCTACAAAAGTGTCGCAAGAGTTGCACGGAAGCTGCCGCCAGAATTGTGCGTCCGAGTGATAGGGGCGACGTATCACGAAGCGATGTATGAGGAGTCGTTCCGGCAGGCGCCGCGTGGTATGCAAGTTTGGTCTGATGTCTTGCGCCGCAAGCCCGATGATTGGCTAGCAGTTGACGACGATTACCTTCATTGGCCGACGTGGTGTCGCGACAGGCTAGTACGGACGCACGAGGTTCCCGGAATTAGCGCTCCGGTGGTGTTGGCGGAACTGCGAGCGAAATTGGCCGCAATGTATGAGCAGGAGTAG
- a CDS encoding alkaline phosphatase family protein, whose product MAAIQHVFVLMLENRSYDSVFGWSNLTGKTPTGEATTANGLPPTPIVNFGRTGTSYTLGKGAPYALGFDPGHEFTDACVQLCGLQVASGDTVRNDSFVCGVTGYPPFATDTSTTGFAATYEDHSDVVPDAFNAFTPDQLPVLNFLASQFGVCDNWFASMPGPTWPNRFFAVAGTSSGLDHSPSDAQVVEAIFFNAPLFTFPNGTVFSKLQASDWLIVQGDVAQARGIHGMQNVLNRFVGMDTLISRLASNSLTEKFIFIEPTYDAKNDFRNGNSMHPAGDVRSGEALVKQVYDAISKSSLWPNSVLLIVFDEHGGFFDHVTPPIAEPPGSAENGHLKTHNFAFDRLGVRVPAIVVSPFVPAGTIDHSQYDHTSILKTTDKLLGLNGELNLTARVRAADDFAKMLSLAAPRTDIPKCPQPVAVGSEPRPSSEGSPRAKDPFLPLYAHH is encoded by the coding sequence ATGGCGGCAATACAGCACGTTTTTGTTCTCATGCTTGAGAACCGTTCTTATGACAGTGTGTTCGGGTGGTCCAACCTGACAGGCAAAACACCGACGGGCGAGGCAACAACCGCCAACGGACTGCCCCCTACTCCCATCGTCAACTTCGGAAGAACCGGGACTTCGTACACTTTGGGTAAGGGAGCTCCGTACGCCCTCGGCTTCGACCCCGGTCACGAATTCACAGACGCCTGCGTTCAGCTGTGTGGGCTGCAGGTCGCCAGTGGAGATACGGTGCGCAACGACTCGTTCGTGTGCGGCGTCACTGGCTATCCACCGTTTGCAACGGACACTTCAACGACAGGGTTTGCCGCGACGTATGAGGACCATTCAGACGTAGTGCCGGATGCCTTCAATGCGTTCACACCTGACCAGCTTCCGGTCCTGAATTTCCTGGCCAGCCAGTTCGGGGTGTGCGACAACTGGTTTGCTTCAATGCCGGGCCCGACGTGGCCAAATCGGTTTTTTGCCGTGGCCGGAACCTCGTCTGGACTCGACCACTCGCCAAGCGACGCGCAGGTGGTGGAAGCCATCTTCTTCAACGCGCCGCTCTTCACATTTCCGAACGGCACGGTTTTCTCAAAGCTACAGGCGTCGGACTGGCTTATCGTGCAGGGCGACGTTGCGCAGGCGCGCGGCATCCACGGGATGCAAAACGTCCTTAACCGGTTCGTCGGGATGGATACGCTCATCTCTCGGCTCGCCAGCAACTCATTGACCGAGAAATTCATCTTCATCGAACCCACGTACGATGCGAAGAACGACTTCCGCAACGGCAACTCGATGCATCCCGCCGGAGATGTCCGCAGCGGAGAAGCGCTGGTCAAGCAAGTGTACGACGCTATCAGCAAGTCGAGCCTCTGGCCCAACAGCGTTCTGCTAATCGTCTTTGATGAGCACGGCGGCTTCTTTGACCATGTGACACCTCCGATTGCCGAACCGCCCGGGTCGGCCGAGAACGGTCACCTGAAGACACACAACTTCGCCTTTGACAGGCTGGGTGTCCGTGTACCGGCTATTGTCGTCTCCCCCTTCGTTCCGGCCGGGACCATTGACCATTCGCAGTATGACCACACGTCGATTCTGAAGACAACGGACAAGCTGCTCGGTCTCAACGGGGAGCTTAACTTGACCGCGCGCGTGCGCGCTGCGGACGACTTCGCAAAGATGCTGAGTCTTGCGGCACCGCGCACTGACATCCCGAAATGTCCTCAACCCGTCGCGGTGGGCAGTGAACCGAGACCATCGAGCGAAGGCTCACCGCGAGCAAAAGACCCCTTCCTGCCGCTATACGCACACCACTAG
- a CDS encoding MarR family transcriptional regulator — MKTHFDERFGFLISDVGRLVGKRFDDLARLSIDLTRAQCRALAYLSFYGDINQARLADLLEVAPISAGRLLDRMEEGGWIERLGNPRDRREKQIRITEKAERTLDEAKRVGDQVAAEGLSGLSEEETKQLISLLQKVRGNLTRIVDK; from the coding sequence ATGAAAACTCATTTTGACGAGCGCTTCGGCTTTCTCATTTCGGATGTCGGCCGGCTGGTCGGCAAGCGGTTCGATGACCTCGCGCGGCTGTCGATCGATCTGACACGCGCGCAGTGTCGGGCGCTCGCGTATCTGTCCTTTTACGGCGATATCAACCAGGCGCGGCTCGCGGACCTGCTGGAAGTCGCGCCGATTTCGGCTGGCCGGTTGTTAGACCGGATGGAGGAGGGCGGCTGGATCGAGCGGTTGGGCAATCCGCGCGACCGGCGCGAGAAGCAGATCAGGATTACGGAGAAGGCGGAACGGACGCTCGATGAGGCCAAGCGGGTCGGCGATCAGGTCGCGGCCGAAGGGCTGAGCGGACTTAGCGAGGAGGAGACGAAGCAGCTTATTTCGTTGCTGCAGAAGGTGCGGGGGAATTTGACGAGAATCGTCGATAAGTGA
- a CDS encoding c-type cytochrome, which produces MELRVSSRRIFRPLLALLLIGCAGVSGAVQAQTQAKAPDTMEARVQGCTACHGSKGQGTDNDYFPRLAGKPAEYLYNQLKNFREGRRKYPPMNYLVTYLSDDYLHDIATYFSQQRPPYPTPSKPTVADSVLARGKEIVLNGDASRQIPACAACHGKLLTGMEPAIPGLVGLHMDYISAQLGAWRSGSRHAIEPDCMHTIATRLTDADVNAVAAWLSTQQAPQNPVPAPAKSLKTPLACGSEPQ; this is translated from the coding sequence ATGGAGTTACGCGTGTCTTCAAGACGCATTTTTCGACCGCTGCTCGCCCTGTTGCTGATCGGGTGTGCAGGCGTATCTGGCGCTGTACAAGCGCAAACCCAGGCTAAAGCTCCGGACACGATGGAAGCACGCGTGCAAGGCTGCACGGCGTGTCACGGTTCGAAAGGTCAGGGCACGGATAACGACTATTTTCCGCGTCTCGCCGGCAAGCCGGCCGAGTACCTGTACAACCAGTTGAAGAACTTCCGTGAAGGCCGGCGCAAGTACCCGCCGATGAACTACCTCGTCACGTATCTTTCCGACGACTACCTTCACGACATTGCAACGTACTTCTCGCAGCAGCGACCGCCGTATCCGACGCCGTCGAAACCGACGGTCGCGGATTCCGTGCTCGCGCGCGGCAAGGAAATCGTGCTGAACGGCGACGCGTCGCGGCAGATTCCCGCTTGCGCGGCGTGCCACGGCAAGTTGCTGACGGGCATGGAACCGGCTATCCCGGGTCTGGTCGGCCTTCACATGGACTACATCAGCGCGCAGCTGGGCGCATGGCGTTCGGGTTCGCGTCACGCAATCGAGCCTGACTGCATGCACACGATCGCCACGCGTCTGACGGACGCCGACGTGAACGCAGTCGCCGCGTGGCTGTCCACGCAGCAGGCGCCGCAGAACCCCGTGCCGGCACCCGCCAAATCGTTGAAGACTCCGCTTGCCTGCGGCAGCGAACCGCAATAA
- the copC gene encoding copper homeostasis periplasmic binding protein CopC codes for MTFSLLSRLPLRWLAACGVLLAVASNAFAHATPTSRDPAPDAEVAAPSAVAIHFSEPLEPAFSKLALVDADGKPAASAASQVDPQDTKTMHLALQPLAPGRYTVQWTAVAEDGHRTKGSYAFSVK; via the coding sequence ATGACTTTCTCCTTGCTTTCCCGCTTGCCGCTTCGCTGGCTCGCGGCGTGCGGCGTGTTGCTCGCCGTCGCGTCGAACGCCTTTGCACACGCGACGCCCACGTCGCGCGATCCCGCGCCGGACGCTGAAGTCGCCGCGCCTTCGGCCGTGGCGATCCACTTCAGCGAGCCGCTCGAACCGGCGTTCAGCAAACTCGCACTCGTCGATGCCGACGGCAAACCGGCTGCATCGGCAGCCTCGCAGGTCGATCCGCAGGACACGAAGACCATGCATCTCGCGCTGCAGCCGCTCGCGCCGGGGCGCTACACGGTGCAATGGACGGCTGTCGCCGAAGACGGACATCGGACGAAGGGCAGTTACGCCTTCAGCGTCAAATGA
- a CDS encoding YgcG family protein — translation MNIVRLLLVMVAVTLAFAGTGARAEVPIPLLTSRVTDETGTLTSEQRSALEETLKEFEARKGPQISVLIIATTQPETIEQYSMRVVEQWKLGRRKVDDGALLIVAKNDHSLRIEVGYGLEGALNDATSSRIIREVIVPEFKQGDFYGGITAGVDSIIRVVNGEPLPAPAQRRSESDGIGRLLPILFVMAVVAGSLLRALLGRLPGALVTGGIIGVLAWLLSGAIFVAVAAGAIALLFTLVGGGMGAYVGGRYIGGGSGGFGGRSSRDIFRGGGGGFGGGGASGRW, via the coding sequence TTGAACATCGTCCGCTTACTGTTGGTGATGGTCGCTGTCACACTGGCCTTCGCCGGAACGGGAGCTCGCGCCGAAGTCCCCATCCCCTTGCTGACTAGCCGCGTGACAGACGAGACGGGAACCCTGACGAGCGAGCAGCGCTCTGCACTCGAGGAGACCCTCAAAGAATTCGAGGCCCGCAAGGGACCCCAGATTTCCGTTCTAATTATCGCTACCACGCAGCCTGAAACCATCGAGCAGTATTCAATGCGCGTGGTCGAGCAATGGAAGCTCGGGCGGCGCAAGGTTGATGACGGAGCGTTGCTGATTGTCGCGAAGAACGACCACTCACTGCGCATCGAGGTCGGATATGGTCTCGAAGGCGCACTGAACGATGCGACCAGTAGCCGGATTATTCGTGAAGTGATTGTCCCCGAGTTCAAGCAGGGCGACTTCTACGGCGGCATCACCGCCGGCGTTGACAGCATTATCCGTGTCGTCAATGGCGAACCGCTACCCGCTCCGGCGCAGCGTCGCAGCGAGTCCGATGGAATCGGACGGCTACTGCCAATACTGTTCGTGATGGCAGTCGTTGCCGGTAGTTTACTGCGCGCCTTGCTCGGTCGGTTGCCTGGCGCTCTAGTGACGGGCGGTATCATCGGCGTGCTGGCGTGGCTTCTTTCGGGTGCAATCTTCGTCGCCGTCGCCGCCGGGGCAATCGCGCTCTTATTCACGCTTGTCGGCGGCGGCATGGGTGCCTACGTCGGTGGACGGTACATTGGTGGAGGGTCAGGCGGGTTCGGCGGCCGTTCAAGCCGAGATATCTTCAGAGGCGGTGGCGGCGGATTCGGCGGTGGTGGTGCCTCGGGAAGGTGGTAG
- a CDS encoding TPM domain-containing protein, producing MDLKRIIRHLLMTHWRVNAAFPPRTLSVIEKTIQESHKAHVGQVRFVVEGALHNAALFDGLTARERAIDVFSQLRVWDTEQNNGVLIYLLLADRDVEIIADRGIHLRVSAAEWEAVCQMMESEFQRGKYQAGAVRGVEQVTVLLKNHFPAHRPPREDLPNSPVVM from the coding sequence ATGGACCTGAAACGTATCATCCGGCATCTGCTGATGACCCACTGGCGGGTCAACGCCGCGTTTCCACCACGTACCCTGTCGGTCATCGAGAAAACCATTCAGGAGAGTCACAAGGCCCACGTGGGCCAGGTGAGGTTCGTCGTCGAGGGCGCATTGCACAATGCCGCTCTTTTTGATGGATTGACTGCACGCGAACGGGCAATTGACGTGTTTTCCCAGCTTCGGGTGTGGGACACCGAGCAGAACAACGGAGTTCTCATCTATCTGCTTCTCGCAGACCGCGATGTTGAAATCATTGCGGACCGAGGCATTCATCTTCGGGTCTCTGCTGCGGAATGGGAAGCAGTCTGCCAGATGATGGAGTCAGAATTTCAGCGCGGCAAATACCAAGCGGGCGCCGTACGGGGAGTCGAACAGGTCACGGTACTGCTCAAGAATCACTTCCCGGCGCATAGGCCACCACGAGAAGACTTGCCGAACTCTCCTGTCGTCATGTAG
- a CDS encoding nucleotide-binding protein, protein MKPKVFIGSSVEGLDFAQGIAAGLDYAAHPVPWTATFPASGMTIDSLLEEFAKKDFAVFVFSPDDVANIRETEYAVARDNVLFEAGLFMGMHGRNRVFIVTPRGTEKPFHIASDLLGFTPIPYDHDWAKEESIAAGTNPAFLIKSAIQKSDWFAQRLDITGKKVFFQDTSDTGANITYKTKLFFNVSNNTNWPVVVESLEFDFGEHAPCKLANIYDKRGASVHKPEFHTGVKHDRTRDDYKSVCHLYPGESVNAWVAYEPDTDPVTHAAQLNALATSNKLATWTYSCAWDGGRPRKYREKM, encoded by the coding sequence TTGAAGCCTAAAGTCTTTATCGGTTCCTCGGTTGAGGGCCTTGATTTCGCTCAAGGAATTGCCGCTGGTCTGGACTACGCCGCGCATCCGGTCCCTTGGACGGCGACTTTTCCTGCCAGCGGAATGACAATTGATTCGCTGCTCGAAGAGTTCGCAAAAAAGGATTTCGCGGTATTCGTGTTTTCACCGGACGACGTTGCCAACATTAGAGAGACGGAGTACGCGGTAGCGCGCGACAACGTTCTGTTCGAAGCCGGTTTGTTCATGGGCATGCATGGGCGGAACCGCGTGTTTATCGTTACCCCGCGCGGCACGGAGAAGCCCTTCCACATCGCTAGTGACCTTCTTGGCTTTACGCCCATCCCTTACGACCACGACTGGGCAAAAGAGGAGAGCATTGCAGCAGGGACTAACCCGGCGTTTCTCATCAAGTCGGCCATCCAGAAGAGTGATTGGTTCGCCCAGCGACTCGATATAACTGGCAAGAAGGTATTCTTCCAGGATACATCAGATACGGGTGCGAATATCACGTACAAAACGAAGCTGTTCTTTAACGTTTCCAACAATACGAACTGGCCGGTGGTCGTCGAGTCGCTCGAATTTGACTTTGGTGAGCATGCGCCGTGCAAACTTGCCAACATCTATGACAAGCGCGGTGCTAGCGTTCACAAGCCGGAGTTCCACACAGGTGTAAAACACGACAGAACGCGGGACGACTACAAATCTGTCTGTCACCTCTATCCCGGTGAGTCCGTGAATGCGTGGGTTGCATACGAGCCCGATACCGACCCCGTCACGCACGCAGCTCAGCTCAATGCACTTGCGACGAGCAACAAGCTCGCGACGTGGACCTATTCATGCGCGTGGGACGGAGGTCGGCCCCGCAAATACCGCGAGAAGATGTAA
- a CDS encoding FadR/GntR family transcriptional regulator has translation MRRTDIQRDLHGRVAYLLGTAILRGDYAPESILPREAELMETFGVSRTVLREALRTLTSKGLIESRPRVGTRVRPKPAWNLLDADVLDWYSRVAPAMDFALKLQEMREMIEPYAAALAAASHSDATFGALDAAHSAMVAARNVDEWVRADLQFHLSVLAACSNELLIPLGTLIERTLEAQLRLNAKRADVFNASLAEHTAVFEAIRDRDAPRARHAMASLLGVTRGRIEG, from the coding sequence ATCAGGAGAACCGACATTCAGCGAGATCTGCATGGCCGCGTTGCGTATCTGCTCGGCACAGCCATTCTGCGCGGCGACTACGCGCCCGAGTCGATCCTCCCGCGTGAAGCGGAGTTGATGGAGACGTTCGGCGTCAGCCGCACGGTGCTGCGCGAAGCGTTGCGCACGTTGACATCGAAGGGGCTGATCGAATCGCGGCCGCGCGTGGGAACGCGCGTGCGTCCGAAGCCCGCGTGGAATCTGCTGGATGCGGATGTGCTCGACTGGTATTCGCGCGTGGCACCCGCGATGGATTTCGCGCTCAAGCTGCAGGAAATGCGCGAGATGATCGAGCCGTACGCGGCTGCGCTTGCCGCCGCATCGCATAGTGACGCGACCTTCGGCGCGCTCGACGCCGCACATTCGGCGATGGTCGCGGCGCGCAATGTCGACGAATGGGTGCGCGCCGATCTGCAATTCCATCTGAGCGTGCTTGCCGCGTGCAGCAACGAACTGCTGATCCCGCTCGGCACGCTGATCGAACGCACGCTGGAAGCGCAACTGCGGCTGAACGCGAAGCGCGCCGATGTGTTCAACGCGTCGCTGGCCGAGCATACGGCCGTGTTCGAAGCGATCCGCGATCGCGATGCACCGCGCGCGCGTCACGCGATGGCTTCGTTGCTCGGCGTGACGCGCGGGCGGATCGAAGGCTGA
- a CDS encoding DUF6088 family protein produces MRSIARRRGVVILRSELADLGSPAQLSRVLAALVKSGKLVRVGRGVYAKTRINRFTGRLAPAATFEAIASEAFRKLGIDITPGTLLSEYNAGKSTQVPITPVVSTGTRRISRKIQVGRKVVIYERRSKPR; encoded by the coding sequence ATGCGCTCGATTGCCCGGCGGAGGGGTGTTGTAATTCTTCGCTCCGAACTGGCTGACCTCGGGAGTCCAGCGCAGTTGAGCCGCGTTCTCGCGGCATTGGTCAAAAGCGGAAAGCTCGTACGCGTCGGTAGGGGTGTCTACGCCAAAACGCGAATCAATCGGTTCACGGGAAGACTTGCGCCGGCCGCTACTTTCGAGGCAATCGCATCAGAAGCCTTTCGCAAACTGGGCATCGACATCACTCCCGGCACGCTGCTTAGCGAGTACAACGCAGGGAAGTCCACGCAAGTGCCTATCACTCCAGTGGTATCGACCGGAACGCGTCGAATCAGTCGAAAAATCCAAGTCGGAAGGAAGGTTGTTATATACGAGCGCCGGAGCAAACCACGCTGA